Proteins from a genomic interval of Nocardia sp. BMG51109:
- a CDS encoding SPW repeat protein: MFTDSRAQDFVAVVLGAFTALSPLWVDTSTRAMWTLIVLGVLIALTGLAQLARPAMSGTDYAMGVLGVLLFLSPWVMNFHAFDGASWTAWVVGILTVVVAVAALPQVTARLHTAH, from the coding sequence ATGTTCACCGACAGTCGAGCGCAGGACTTCGTCGCCGTCGTGCTCGGCGCCTTCACCGCACTGTCCCCACTCTGGGTGGACACCAGCACTCGGGCGATGTGGACGCTGATCGTTCTCGGTGTTCTCATCGCGCTCACCGGCCTGGCCCAGCTCGCCCGGCCGGCGATGTCCGGTACCGACTACGCGATGGGCGTGCTCGGCGTGCTGCTGTTCCTCTCCCCCTGGGTGATGAACTTCCACGCCTTCGACGGCGCCTCCTGGACCGCGTGGGTCGTGGGCATCCTGACCGTCGTGGTCGCGGTGGCGGCCCTTCCGCAGGTGACGGCACGGCTGCATACTGCTCACTGA
- a CDS encoding NAD(P)/FAD-dependent oxidoreductase, translated as MTGRPIVIVGAGLAGLRTAEELRRAGYSGGLVLVGDEPRLPYDRPPLSKQFVRGETDDTTLRPAEFFTEKDIEVRLGVAATGVDTAERRLLLADGTRLDYDRLVVATGLRPKRIPGLPEASGVHVLRSHEDAVALRDGSAGARRAVVVGAGFIGCEVAASLHAGGIRVTLVEPQPAPLAAALGEQVGQLVGRLHRDEGIDLRCGVGMDSLVVEDDAVRGVRLSDGSEVPADLVVIGVGSVPVTEWLAESGIPLAERQAGGGVLADETGRTSVEGVWAVGDVAAWRHDAGGHKRVEHWTNAGEQAQLLAAALLGAEAPAAARVPYVWSDQHDLKIQVLGTPAAADEVRIVEDDGRKFVAHYFADGSLTAVVGLGKTGAVMKMRAKLAN; from the coding sequence ATGACCGGCCGACCCATCGTGATCGTCGGCGCGGGCCTGGCCGGGTTGCGTACCGCGGAGGAACTGCGCCGGGCAGGCTACTCCGGCGGGCTCGTGCTCGTCGGCGACGAGCCACGGCTCCCGTACGATCGCCCGCCGCTGTCGAAGCAGTTCGTGCGCGGCGAGACCGACGACACCACGCTGCGGCCCGCCGAATTCTTCACCGAGAAGGACATCGAGGTGCGGCTGGGCGTCGCGGCCACCGGGGTGGATACCGCCGAGCGCCGGTTGCTGCTCGCCGACGGCACCCGGCTCGACTACGACCGGTTGGTCGTCGCAACGGGATTGCGTCCCAAGCGGATTCCGGGTCTTCCGGAGGCGTCCGGTGTGCATGTGCTGCGCAGCCACGAGGATGCGGTCGCGCTGCGGGACGGGTCGGCCGGTGCGCGGCGCGCGGTCGTGGTCGGCGCGGGCTTCATCGGTTGCGAGGTGGCGGCGAGCCTGCACGCCGGTGGGATCCGCGTGACGCTGGTGGAACCGCAGCCGGCGCCCCTGGCGGCGGCGCTGGGCGAACAGGTCGGACAGCTCGTCGGGCGGCTGCATCGGGACGAGGGGATCGATCTGCGCTGCGGCGTCGGGATGGATTCGCTCGTCGTCGAGGACGATGCGGTGCGGGGGGTGCGGCTGTCGGACGGTAGCGAGGTGCCGGCCGACCTGGTGGTGATCGGCGTGGGTTCGGTGCCGGTGACGGAGTGGCTCGCCGAGTCGGGCATCCCGTTGGCGGAGCGGCAGGCCGGGGGCGGCGTGCTCGCCGACGAGACCGGCCGCACCTCGGTCGAGGGTGTGTGGGCCGTCGGCGATGTGGCGGCCTGGCGGCACGACGCGGGCGGGCACAAGCGGGTCGAGCACTGGACCAATGCCGGTGAGCAGGCTCAGTTGCTGGCCGCCGCGCTGCTCGGCGCCGAGGCGCCCGCGGCCGCCCGGGTGCCGTACGTCTGGAGCGATCAGCACGACCTCAAGATCCAGGTGCTCGGCACCCCCGCCGCGGCCGATGAGGTGCGCATCGTCGAGGACGACGGCCGCAAGTTCGTCGCCCACTATTTCGCCGACGGCTCGCTGACCGCCGTCGTCGGTCTGGGCAAGACGGGCGCGGTCATGAAGATGCGCGCGAAACTGGCGAACTAG
- a CDS encoding glutamate racemase, whose protein sequence is MIVALIDSGLGLLPTGAWLRKLRPDLDLLLQTDPDGAPWGPKPEQWVVDRVLAAARRALALGARVIVLPCNTASVTALEQVRLEVGPEIPVVGTVPAIKPAAAACRAVAVWATAATTASRYQADLITRFGGAAEVTGVACHGLADAIDRGDLTAIERAIAQAAERTPPRTEGVVLGCTHYPLVLDAIVAALPAGVRLFDSAQAVAAQTIRRIEALGGSADGAGTVTVLNSGRPGSLPAAAAAYESGRVLGATGSIYQTVDTIG, encoded by the coding sequence GTGATCGTCGCGCTCATCGATTCCGGATTGGGGTTGCTGCCCACGGGGGCGTGGTTGCGCAAGCTGCGGCCCGATCTGGATCTGTTGTTGCAGACCGACCCCGACGGCGCTCCCTGGGGCCCGAAGCCGGAGCAGTGGGTGGTGGATCGGGTGCTGGCGGCCGCGCGGCGGGCGCTGGCGCTGGGCGCGCGGGTGATCGTGCTGCCGTGCAATACGGCCAGCGTGACCGCACTGGAACAGGTGCGGCTCGAGGTGGGCCCCGAGATCCCGGTGGTCGGGACGGTGCCGGCCATCAAGCCCGCCGCCGCGGCCTGCCGGGCGGTGGCGGTCTGGGCGACGGCCGCGACCACCGCCAGCCGGTACCAGGCCGACCTGATCACGCGCTTCGGCGGCGCCGCCGAGGTGACCGGGGTGGCCTGCCACGGACTCGCCGACGCCATCGATCGCGGTGACCTGACGGCGATCGAGCGGGCCATCGCCCAGGCCGCGGAGCGCACGCCGCCGCGCACCGAGGGCGTGGTGCTCGGATGTACCCACTATCCGCTGGTGCTGGATGCTATAGTCGCCGCCCTGCCCGCCGGTGTGCGGCTGTTCGACAGCGCGCAAGCCGTTGCCGCGCAGACGATTCGGCGCATCGAGGCACTCGGCGGATCGGCCGACGGGGCAGGCACGGTCACGGTGCTCAACAGCGGCCGGCCGGGTTCGCTCCCCGCCGCCGCGGCCGCCTACGAATCCGGTCGCGTTCTCGGCGCCACCGGGAGCATCTACCAGACCGTCGACACTATCGGCTGA
- a CDS encoding DNA alkylation repair protein, with protein sequence MDESPQTAAAVQAALAEWADAGDAEHLRRFFKTGPGEYGEGDVFIGVRVPQTRGVAKRFAGLPLSEVDLLLDSEVHEHRLAGLVILNAAMARAGKPRGYDAAARERIVELYLAAVRRGRVNNWDLVDISAENVLGPWLLDRPRELLFQLAHRDSLWERRVALLSTFAFIKAGDASTTLELCELLLGDRRDLIQKAVGWMLREAGKRVDRGLLTGFLDRHAAEMGRTALSYATEHLEPEVRQHYRDMR encoded by the coding sequence GTGGACGAGTCACCGCAGACCGCGGCGGCCGTGCAAGCGGCGTTGGCGGAGTGGGCGGACGCGGGCGATGCGGAGCATCTGCGGCGGTTTTTCAAGACCGGGCCCGGGGAGTACGGCGAGGGGGACGTGTTCATCGGGGTGCGGGTACCGCAGACCCGCGGGGTGGCGAAACGGTTTGCGGGCCTGCCGCTTTCGGAGGTGGATCTGCTGCTCGACAGCGAGGTGCACGAGCATCGGCTGGCGGGGCTGGTCATCCTCAATGCCGCCATGGCACGGGCCGGGAAACCGCGCGGCTACGACGCCGCCGCGCGGGAGCGGATCGTCGAGCTGTACCTGGCGGCCGTGCGCCGGGGCCGGGTGAACAACTGGGACCTGGTCGACATCTCGGCCGAGAACGTGCTCGGACCCTGGCTGCTGGATCGGCCGCGGGAGCTGCTCTTCCAACTGGCACACCGGGATTCGCTGTGGGAACGGCGGGTGGCGCTGCTGAGCACCTTCGCGTTCATCAAGGCCGGAGACGCCTCGACCACGCTCGAGCTGTGCGAACTCCTGCTCGGCGACCGCCGCGACCTGATCCAGAAGGCCGTCGGCTGGATGCTGCGCGAGGCCGGCAAGCGCGTCGACCGCGGGCTGCTGACCGGATTCCTCGATCGGCACGCCGCCGAGATGGGCCGCACCGCACTGAGTTACGCCACCGAGCACCTGGAACCCGAAGTGCGGCAGCACTATCGGGACATGCGGTGA
- a CDS encoding ferredoxin--NADP reductase translates to MTTVDVPHASRSAVLRVAAVIAETGDACSLVFDVPEELHDRFTYQPGQFLTLRIPSDRTGSVARCYSLASSPYTDDRPKVTIKRTVDGYASNWVCDNVRAGDEIEVLPPSGIFTPKDLDEDLLLFAAGSGITPVMSILKSALSRGGGRVTLVYANRDAESVIFASELRELADKHPQRLVVVHWLEALQGLPSADALAAVAAPYTEHRAFLCGPKAFMDRVHDALAQLGVPRNRTHAEIFNSLSGDPFAAAEPVEVSEEDQADAATVEVELDGETHNLAWPRRQTLVDIMLSKGLDVPYSCQEGECGSCACTVLEGKVEMDSAEILDPEDIEAGYILGCQAHPVTDHLRIQF, encoded by the coding sequence ATGACCACTGTCGACGTACCGCACGCCTCGCGATCGGCCGTATTGCGGGTCGCCGCGGTCATCGCCGAGACAGGTGACGCCTGCTCGCTGGTCTTCGACGTGCCCGAGGAGCTCCACGACCGGTTCACCTACCAGCCCGGCCAGTTCCTCACCCTGCGCATCCCCAGCGATCGGACGGGTTCGGTGGCACGCTGCTATTCGCTGGCCAGCTCGCCCTACACCGACGATCGGCCCAAGGTGACGATCAAGCGCACCGTCGACGGGTACGCGTCGAACTGGGTGTGCGACAACGTGCGGGCCGGCGACGAGATCGAGGTGCTGCCGCCCTCCGGCATCTTCACGCCCAAGGATCTGGACGAGGACCTGCTGCTGTTCGCCGCCGGCAGCGGCATCACCCCGGTGATGTCGATCCTGAAGTCGGCGCTGTCCCGCGGCGGCGGCCGCGTCACGCTGGTCTACGCCAACCGCGATGCCGAATCGGTGATCTTCGCGAGCGAGCTGCGCGAGCTGGCCGACAAGCATCCGCAGCGGCTGGTGGTGGTGCACTGGCTGGAAGCGCTGCAGGGGCTGCCGAGCGCCGACGCGCTGGCCGCCGTGGCCGCGCCGTACACCGAGCACCGCGCCTTCCTGTGCGGCCCGAAGGCATTCATGGACCGTGTGCACGACGCGCTGGCGCAGCTCGGCGTGCCGCGCAACCGGACGCATGCCGAGATCTTCAACTCGCTGTCCGGCGACCCGTTCGCGGCCGCGGAGCCGGTGGAGGTGAGCGAGGAGGATCAGGCCGACGCCGCCACGGTCGAGGTGGAACTGGACGGCGAGACGCACAATCTGGCGTGGCCGCGCCGGCAGACGCTGGTGGACATCATGCTGTCCAAGGGCCTCGACGTGCCGTATTCGTGCCAGGAGGGCGAATGTGGTTCGTGCGCCTGCACGGTGCTCGAGGGCAAGGTGGAAATGGACAGCGCCGAGATCCTCGATCCGGAGGACATCGAGGCGGGCTACATCCTCGGCTGCCAGGCGCACCCGGTCACCGATCACCTGAGGATCCAGTTCTGA
- the mftR2 gene encoding mycofactocin system transcriptional regulator MftR2, producing the protein MRNHGGPGGGANQTLSESEIVEAALRVVRADGVEKLSMRRLSRELGVSPMAPYYYVADKSELLDLVATAALTGVRKPPPDAGPWQHRLRDLIDQIDEKLRKHPGLGDVLIEQMLGKQLDLIAAVMEILFDAGFDERNVLASYATIHTYLFGRARVNPRDRSALSEAPLPEAVGRTVRYISDLRGRYSYDFGMEVLITGLEAQLVRQRDGHVG; encoded by the coding sequence TTGCGTAATCACGGCGGCCCCGGGGGCGGCGCGAATCAAACACTCTCGGAGTCGGAGATCGTCGAGGCCGCGCTGCGGGTGGTACGCGCGGACGGCGTGGAGAAGTTGTCCATGCGGCGGCTGTCGCGGGAGCTCGGCGTCTCGCCGATGGCCCCGTATTACTACGTCGCCGATAAAAGCGAACTACTCGATCTGGTCGCCACCGCCGCCCTGACCGGAGTGCGGAAACCGCCGCCCGATGCCGGGCCGTGGCAGCACCGGCTGCGGGATCTGATCGATCAGATCGACGAAAAACTGCGCAAGCACCCGGGTCTCGGCGACGTACTCATCGAGCAGATGCTCGGCAAACAGCTGGATCTGATCGCCGCGGTGATGGAGATCCTGTTCGACGCCGGTTTCGACGAGCGCAATGTGCTGGCCTCCTACGCCACCATTCACACCTATCTGTTCGGGCGCGCCCGGGTGAATCCCCGCGACCGCTCGGCGCTGTCGGAGGCCCCGCTGCCCGAGGCGGTCGGGCGCACCGTGCGCTACATCTCCGATCTGCGCGGCCGGTACAGCTACGACTTCGGCATGGAGGTGCTGATCACAGGGCTGGAGGCTCAGCTTGTCCGGCAGCGCGATGGCCACGTAGGATGA
- the mftF gene encoding mycofactocin biosynthesis glycosyltransferase MftF (Members of this protein family, MftF, are glycosyltransferases, members of PF00535 (glycosyl transferase family 2). The encoding gene is found as part of the mycofactocin cassette, in Mycobacterium tuberculosis, many other Actinobacteria, and occasional members of other lineages. Mycofactocin itself, a putative redox carrier, is a heavily modified derivative of the C-terminal Val-Tyr dipeptide of the mycofactocin precursor MftA (TIGR03969).), giving the protein MRHDRLPDGFGVRIDPRVRTYSGGRFLVGGSPTRLLQLAPEAAALIGDGYLEVTDPTSAVVARRLLDSGVGNPRPRLLPSPDEVTVVIPHYNDAAGLERLLGTLRGHSVVVVDDGSDRPVRIPRHRGRCRVTVLRHDRRHGPASARNAGLRAATTEFVAFLDSDVVPKAGWLEVMLGHFSDPEVALVAPRIVAREPDTSVLGRYEQIRSTLDHGRREAAVTSGGAVSHVPGAALLVRRRALLREGGFDEQMRSAADIDLCWRLERAGWRLRYEPAAHVACDHPASLGRWFGRKVSHGAGAAPLARRHTGMVAPLSVPFWTVVATALLATASRWGVVGGLFTLIAALVRLRRVFAELDNPTRVAAIQLARGFSGGVWRIVSALCRHYWPVTVLAMMVSRRIRRIAMTMAVADGLADWFTHRDTGGLDPVRYLGCKRLDDVAYGTGLWWGAVRARTVTALRPAVPPH; this is encoded by the coding sequence ATGCGCCATGATCGACTGCCCGACGGGTTCGGGGTACGAATCGATCCCCGGGTGCGCACCTACTCCGGTGGTCGGTTCCTCGTCGGCGGCTCGCCGACAAGGTTGCTGCAACTTGCGCCGGAAGCTGCCGCCCTGATCGGTGACGGGTATCTCGAGGTGACCGATCCGACGTCCGCCGTGGTTGCCAGACGGCTGCTCGATTCCGGTGTGGGCAACCCTCGTCCGCGGCTGCTGCCCTCGCCCGACGAGGTCACCGTCGTGATCCCGCACTACAACGACGCGGCCGGGCTGGAGCGGCTGCTCGGTACGTTGCGCGGGCACAGCGTGGTGGTGGTCGACGACGGCTCCGATCGTCCGGTCCGGATACCGCGGCACCGCGGCCGATGCCGGGTGACGGTGCTGCGGCACGATCGCCGGCACGGCCCGGCCTCGGCCCGCAATGCCGGGCTGCGCGCCGCCACAACCGAATTCGTGGCCTTCCTGGATTCCGACGTGGTGCCCAAGGCGGGCTGGCTGGAGGTCATGCTCGGGCACTTCAGCGATCCCGAGGTGGCGCTGGTGGCGCCGCGCATCGTCGCGCGCGAACCCGATACCAGCGTGCTGGGCCGCTACGAGCAGATCCGTTCGACGCTGGACCACGGGCGCCGGGAGGCGGCGGTCACCTCGGGCGGCGCGGTGTCGCACGTGCCCGGCGCGGCGCTGCTGGTGCGGCGGCGCGCACTGCTGCGGGAGGGCGGCTTCGACGAGCAGATGCGGTCGGCGGCCGATATCGACCTGTGCTGGCGGCTCGAGCGGGCGGGCTGGCGGTTGCGATACGAACCGGCCGCGCACGTGGCCTGCGACCATCCGGCGTCGCTCGGGCGCTGGTTCGGGCGCAAGGTGTCGCACGGCGCGGGCGCGGCGCCGCTGGCGCGCCGGCACACCGGAATGGTGGCGCCGCTGTCGGTTCCGTTCTGGACCGTGGTGGCGACCGCGCTGCTGGCGACCGCGTCGCGCTGGGGCGTCGTAGGCGGGCTGTTCACCTTGATCGCGGCGCTCGTCCGGTTGCGCCGCGTCTTCGCCGAACTCGACAATCCGACCCGGGTGGCGGCAATCCAGTTGGCGCGCGGGTTCTCCGGCGGGGTGTGGCGGATCGTCTCGGCGCTGTGCCGGCACTATTGGCCGGTCACCGTGCTGGCGATGATGGTGTCGCGGCGGATCCGGCGCATCGCGATGACCATGGCGGTCGCGGACGGGCTCGCCGACTGGTTCACCCATCGAGACACCGGCGGTCTCGATCCGGTGCGATATCTCGGGTGCAAGCGGCTCGACGACGTCGCCTACGGCACCGGGCTGTGGTGGGGCGCCGTCCGGGCTCGCACGGTCACCGCGTTGCGGCCCGCCGTTCCGCCGCACTGA
- a CDS encoding MFS transporter, translated as MSLLESASADRVEPARPAERGERLGAADTRTAVVASLIGTTVEWYDFFLYATAAGIVFDKLFFPDTSAFVGTMLSFATFAVGFLMRPIGGLVFGHIGDRIGRKRTLALTMAIMGGSTALMGVLPTSAAIGVAAPILLLALRMLQGFALGGEWAGAVLLAVEYSPRRKVGLFGSYPQVGLALGLALGTGVFALLHSALSEAAFLDYGWRIAFGASVVLVVIGLVVRLRIDETPAFREIDRLNRISKVPVVELFRHARTRRNTVLGLLSRWGEGAAFNTWGVFAISFATGHLGFRQVPVLIAVTIAAAVMAVLIPVSGWITDRYGPRRTYTAGIAAYGVLVYPVFALFEAGNIVVFTAALIAVFGVAHALFYGAQGTLYAGLYPPEVRYTGLSFVYQVSGIYASGITPMIVTALIAAGGGTPWLACGYLVATAVVSVIATLFISENDRLTA; from the coding sequence ATGTCGTTACTGGAGTCCGCGTCGGCGGACAGGGTCGAGCCCGCGCGCCCGGCCGAGCGGGGCGAGCGGCTGGGCGCCGCCGACACCCGGACCGCGGTGGTGGCCAGCCTGATCGGCACCACGGTCGAGTGGTACGACTTCTTCCTCTACGCGACCGCCGCGGGCATCGTGTTCGACAAGCTGTTCTTCCCGGATACCAGCGCGTTCGTCGGAACCATGCTGTCGTTCGCGACATTCGCCGTCGGATTCCTGATGCGGCCCATCGGCGGGCTGGTCTTCGGGCATATCGGTGACCGGATCGGCCGCAAGCGCACGCTCGCCCTGACCATGGCGATCATGGGCGGTTCCACCGCCCTGATGGGCGTGTTGCCCACCAGTGCCGCGATCGGGGTCGCCGCGCCGATCCTGTTGCTGGCCCTGCGCATGCTGCAGGGCTTCGCGCTCGGCGGCGAGTGGGCCGGGGCGGTGCTGCTGGCCGTCGAGTACAGCCCGCGCCGGAAGGTGGGCCTGTTCGGCAGTTATCCACAGGTCGGGCTGGCGCTCGGGCTCGCGCTCGGCACCGGTGTCTTCGCGCTGCTGCATTCGGCGCTGAGCGAGGCGGCCTTCCTCGACTACGGCTGGCGGATCGCGTTCGGCGCCAGCGTGGTGCTGGTGGTGATCGGCCTGGTGGTGCGGCTGCGGATCGATGAGACCCCGGCGTTCCGCGAGATCGACCGGCTCAACCGGATTTCGAAGGTGCCGGTGGTCGAGCTGTTCCGGCATGCGCGCACGCGGCGCAACACCGTCCTCGGGCTGCTATCGCGCTGGGGTGAGGGTGCGGCGTTCAACACCTGGGGCGTCTTCGCGATCAGCTTCGCGACCGGACATCTCGGCTTCCGTCAGGTGCCGGTGCTGATCGCGGTGACGATCGCCGCCGCGGTGATGGCGGTGCTCATTCCGGTATCCGGGTGGATCACCGATCGCTACGGTCCGCGCCGGACCTATACCGCCGGCATCGCGGCCTACGGCGTGCTGGTCTATCCGGTGTTCGCGCTGTTCGAGGCCGGCAATATCGTCGTGTTCACCGCCGCGCTCATCGCCGTGTTCGGGGTGGCGCACGCGCTGTTCTACGGCGCGCAGGGCACCCTGTACGCGGGGCTGTATCCGCCCGAGGTGCGGTACACGGGTTTGTCGTTCGTGTACCAGGTCTCGGGCATCTACGCCTCGGGCATCACCCCGATGATCGTCACCGCGCTGATCGCGGCCGGGGGCGGAACGCCGTGGCTCGCTTGCGGATATCTCGTGGCCACCGCCGTAGTGAGCGTGATCGCCACCCTGTTCATCAGCGAGAACGACCGGCTCACCGCCTGA
- a CDS encoding NUDIX domain-containing protein, translating to MGSGFRLNAAVAVELVVLTLGARRSTNDTLCALLVQRLYAPNRGRWALPGGFVQQEESLSQAAVRVLREETGIRGDRLHLEQLATYGEPGRDPRGRVISTAYLALVPNLPAPTAGPDAAAAAIWSVEQLLTDRGRVAFDHRRILADGVERARAKLEYTPLATAFCASEFTVAELRRVYEVVWGTSIDPRNFHRKVTSTPGFVEATGRTTVGGGRPAQLYRAGPARVLHPPMLRPN from the coding sequence ATGGGCAGTGGTTTTCGCCTGAACGCCGCGGTGGCGGTGGAGTTGGTCGTTCTTACGCTCGGTGCGCGCAGGTCGACCAACGACACGCTGTGTGCGTTGCTGGTACAGCGGTTGTATGCCCCCAACCGCGGGCGGTGGGCGCTGCCTGGCGGATTCGTGCAGCAGGAGGAGAGCCTGTCGCAGGCCGCGGTGCGGGTTCTGCGGGAGGAGACCGGGATTCGCGGCGACCGGCTGCATCTCGAGCAGCTGGCGACCTACGGCGAGCCGGGCCGGGATCCGCGCGGGCGGGTGATCAGCACGGCCTATCTGGCGCTGGTGCCGAATCTGCCCGCGCCGACCGCGGGGCCGGATGCGGCGGCGGCCGCCATCTGGTCGGTGGAGCAGCTGTTGACCGATCGCGGGCGAGTCGCGTTCGACCACCGCCGGATTCTCGCCGACGGTGTCGAACGGGCCCGCGCCAAACTGGAATACACGCCGCTGGCTACCGCGTTCTGTGCGAGCGAGTTCACCGTGGCCGAGCTGCGGCGGGTGTACGAGGTGGTGTGGGGGACCAGTATCGATCCGCGGAATTTCCACCGAAAGGTCACCAGCACACCGGGTTTCGTGGAGGCGACGGGCCGCACCACGGTCGGTGGCGGGCGCCCGGCCCAGCTCTATCGAGCGGGTCCGGCGCGCGTACTACATCCGCCGATGCTGCGGCCGAACTGA
- a CDS encoding TetR/AcrR family transcriptional regulator, protein MIRRRPKNRRAQIAATSAAAFGSLGYHGVSMEDIAAKLGISSAALYRHYPSKYALFREELLRLGAATRAAATLPEGAEEWPPERRLRHVIDAIVTDTIGNRPTVALVRWEVRYLDDTDRETLNNQFSSALVDLRDLIGEYRPELSRRDRLVRAVAVFSVISSIGDHHATLPVKTMTALLNSAAWSLIHADLPAVEAPPRAPRAVEIPQSFKHELLLKKAVELFHERGYPNVSVEDIAMAAELSAASAVYRYYRSKSDLLAAAFRRAADRMSGAIAPAVTSSPTPAEALSKLADLYVAGSFAERELTFVYYAEFGHVAAEERTMLRNIQRLIVAEWVKLLTEVRPELSEAQARILVQAAFGLVVDLGRVFGNNEHICPPDRVSSLMEVTLFGRPQP, encoded by the coding sequence GTGATCCGCCGGCGGCCGAAGAACCGCCGGGCGCAGATCGCGGCCACGTCGGCGGCCGCGTTCGGCTCGCTGGGCTATCACGGGGTCAGCATGGAGGACATCGCCGCCAAGCTCGGCATCTCCTCCGCCGCGCTGTACCGGCACTACCCGAGCAAATACGCGCTGTTCCGGGAGGAGTTGCTGCGCCTGGGCGCGGCCACCCGGGCCGCGGCCACGCTGCCGGAGGGCGCCGAGGAATGGCCACCCGAGCGGCGGCTGCGCCATGTCATCGACGCGATCGTCACCGACACCATCGGCAACCGCCCGACGGTGGCGCTGGTGCGCTGGGAGGTCCGCTACCTGGACGACACCGACCGCGAGACCCTGAACAACCAGTTCAGCTCCGCCCTCGTCGATCTGCGCGACCTGATCGGCGAGTACCGGCCCGAGCTGTCGCGCCGCGATCGGCTGGTGCGCGCGGTCGCCGTCTTCAGCGTGATCAGCAGCATCGGTGACCATCACGCCACGCTGCCGGTGAAAACCATGACGGCCCTGCTGAATTCGGCGGCCTGGTCGCTGATCCACGCGGACCTCCCGGCGGTGGAGGCGCCGCCGCGGGCGCCGCGCGCGGTGGAGATCCCGCAGTCGTTCAAGCACGAACTGCTGTTGAAGAAGGCCGTCGAGCTGTTCCACGAGCGCGGGTACCCGAACGTCAGCGTCGAGGACATCGCGATGGCCGCGGAGCTGTCGGCGGCCTCGGCCGTATACCGGTACTACCGCAGCAAGAGCGATCTGCTGGCCGCCGCGTTCCGCCGTGCGGCCGACCGGATGTCGGGGGCGATCGCGCCGGCGGTGACCTCGTCGCCGACCCCCGCCGAGGCGCTCAGCAAACTGGCCGACCTCTATGTCGCGGGCTCGTTCGCCGAACGCGAACTGACCTTCGTGTACTACGCGGAGTTCGGTCACGTGGCGGCCGAGGAGCGGACGATGCTGCGAAATATCCAGCGGCTCATCGTCGCCGAGTGGGTGAAGCTGCTGACCGAGGTGCGGCCGGAACTATCCGAGGCACAGGCGCGCATTCTCGTGCAGGCGGCCTTCGGACTGGTGGTCGACCTGGGCCGGGTGTTCGGCAACAACGAGCACATCTGCCCGCCGGACCGAGTGAGCAGCCTGATGGAGGTCACCCTGTTCGGCCGCCCCCAGCCGTAG